The following DNA comes from Halorhabdus tiamatea SARL4B.
ACCGGGACGTGACGCTGATGACCGTCGCAACGCTGTTCTTAGAGATCGCCGAGCGAGCCTATCGTTCGGCACGACTCGCCCGCCGGGCGATCCAGTCGCCCGGTGACGTCTCCGTCCGTGGAAAGGTCGCCCTCTACTGGTTCCTCCCGCTGGTCGCGCTGACGTATGTCTTCGTCGCGCCGATCCTGTGGCTCTTCCCGACCGTCGCCGACTGGGCGACGCGAACGCTTTCCCACGCCCGGGAGTACGCCGCCGACGCCGCGGCCGCCCACATCACCGGCCGACCGCTGGCGCTGGCGACCGCGCTCTCCTCGCTGACAGAATCGGGCCATCACACGCCCGAGCGAGACTTGCGGACGGCCACGATGCAGGCGCTGTCGATCGTCCCGTCGCCGTTGATCGACAGTCGGGCAGTTCGATCAGTGCCGACGCCCGCCCGACCGCCGGACGACCGCGAGCGTCACGACCGCTTGCGGGCGTGGCTCGAGGGCGAAACGCCCGGGGTCGAGGCGGGTGAGCAACGCAGCGGCGCAACGGGACACACCCACCCGCCGGTCGGCGAGCGGATCCGCCGGTTACAGCAACTGGCCGCGGACGCCGAGCGGGAGGGTGGAACGGCTGAACGGAGGGGGAAGCGATGACGGACGCCCGCCGCGCGCTGTTCGCGCTGGGTGCCGTCGTCTGTCTGATCGTCGTCGCGAGTGCGCTCCCGGCCGCCGACCCGCGGCTCGATCCGCCCGGGACCGACGGCGGGGACGTCGTCGCCGGGCAGTGGGATGCGGGCGAGCGCAACACGACCGATCCCGCCCAGCAGGCAGCCGATGCCAGTACTGACGAACAGCCGAGCGACGACGAGACGGACACCGAACGCGATATCCAGGTCTCCGGGTCGCCGGTGCCGGGGACTCGCCTGACCGTCCGGACCGAGAGTCCCGATCCCTTCGACACGAACACGATCACCGTCGACGACGACGTAGTCGGCGACACCGATCCGTTCGGAAACCTCGATGTCCCCGTCCCCTACGCCGAGGAGATGACGATCGGTATCCGGGGCGAGGAAACGAGTCGAACGGTAGACATCGAGACGAACGCGACGATCTACGAGCAGTCCCCAGCGGTCCCGAACGGGACGCTGTCGATCACCGCCAGCGTCGAGACGGAGCCAGTCCCCGGCGCGGTCGTGACTGTCGACGGTGAGCGGGCCGGCTCGACGGACAGCGAGGGAGACGCAACGGTCCCGTTGCCGCCCTCGGCAGGACCCGTCGAGATCGGCGTCGAGCGGGGGCCAGTCACCGCCGAGCGGGTCGTGGACGTCCCCGACCCGACAGTCTCCTTCGCCACACCCATGCTGTTCCCCGGGTTCCCCGCGCACGTCGTCGTCTCGGCCGACGGCGCACCGGTCAGGGACGCACGCGTCGAGATCGGCGGTGAGTCGGCGGCCACGACTGGGGGCGACGGCAGGGCGATGGTCTGGTTGCCGGTCGAAGATTCGGCGACCGTGCGGGCGACAGTCGGGACGGAATCGGCGACGACGACGGTCGGCAACCTGTACTTCCGGCTGGCGGCCGTGGTCGTGATCGTCCCCGGACTCGTCATCGGCGGCGTCCTGACGTACCTCAAACTCGCCGCGCTCCGGCAGCGCCGCCGTGCCGAAGGCGTCGTCGCCGTCTTCGTCGGACTCGCGGGTGTCCTCGAAGGACTGTCCGGCGCGATCGGTCGCCTGCGCCGTTCGCTCGCCGACTGGCCCAAGGCCGTCGCGTCGATCGGCCGTCCGTCGCTGTCCGGACTCGGCGGGTGGCGCTTGCCCGCCCTCGGAACGGCCATCGCGATGCCGTCGCTGGGTGGGATCGCGGCGTCACTGCCGTCGTTCGGCTCGCTGCGAGACGCCGTCAGCGGCTCGCCAAACAACTCCAGCACATCGAGTTTGGGCCCCAATCGGCTCGTCGCGTGGCTCAACGGCGACGAGAGCGAGGAAGCCGACGAC
Coding sequences within:
- a CDS encoding DUF4129 domain-containing protein; this translates as MTDARRALFALGAVVCLIVVASALPAADPRLDPPGTDGGDVVAGQWDAGERNTTDPAQQAADASTDEQPSDDETDTERDIQVSGSPVPGTRLTVRTESPDPFDTNTITVDDDVVGDTDPFGNLDVPVPYAEEMTIGIRGEETSRTVDIETNATIYEQSPAVPNGTLSITASVETEPVPGAVVTVDGERAGSTDSEGDATVPLPPSAGPVEIGVERGPVTAERVVDVPDPTVSFATPMLFPGFPAHVVVSADGAPVRDARVEIGGESAATTGGDGRAMVWLPVEDSATVRATVGTESATTTVGNLYFRLAAVVVIVPGLVIGGVLTYLKLAALRQRRRAEGVVAVFVGLAGVLEGLSGAIGRLRRSLADWPKAVASIGRPSLSGLGGWRLPALGTAIAMPSLGGIAASLPSFGSLRDAVSGSPNNSSTSSLGPNRLVAWLNGDESEEADDAVEEPTDTDEPAVSLTPREEIRAAWHAFVDRLDVGRRETVTPGTVARRAIRDGFPADSVRRLLAVVREVEYGGREPSPDRVASARAAAGDLITFEEDEADPPRAEDGSTGGSGE
- a CDS encoding M48 family metalloprotease: MHNRTRIGAVLAVLVAMNVLFVVAILWAYGVLLPGVVAGAIVFARHGTVRFDLLQLPVSWSTVAVLVAGFLGAQLYYGYKRVLAHTQRGREDADHAVAGIVRRLAMTADIPEPGVRVVDAEEPSCYTVGRFTDATIVVTTGLIERLDADELAAVLAHEVAHVGNRDVTLMTVATLFLEIAERAYRSARLARRAIQSPGDVSVRGKVALYWFLPLVALTYVFVAPILWLFPTVADWATRTLSHAREYAADAAAAHITGRPLALATALSSLTESGHHTPERDLRTATMQALSIVPSPLIDSRAVRSVPTPARPPDDRERHDRLRAWLEGETPGVEAGEQRSGATGHTHPPVGERIRRLQQLAADAEREGGTAERRGKR